Genomic segment of Perognathus longimembris pacificus isolate PPM17 chromosome 11, ASM2315922v1, whole genome shotgun sequence:
TTTCAAAATACATAGCTAGATCACCAATTCTAATCACTGCCTTTGTTCAAATATTTACTAGGAAAATAGTCAAGCAAGAGAAATCCATTTTGAAATACCTTCTAGAGAGAAAATCTAGATTGTTATATATAAATCATGAATGCTGTGGTTTAGGCTTTCAATATTTATCAGGTTTATTCAATGATGATTTATTTTGCTTACagtaattttaatataaatgcACCTGAGCTCTTTAGATGACACTAAATCATGACAAAGCCCCCCAAATCATATGACCCTTTATCAACACATCGGACTCTATGAATTATTGCAAATGGACTCACATGTGCATataatttaaattaaactttGGGGGAGGGGTATTAAATAAATACTACATAATTTTACATCTCTATGTTGCCAATGGTTTGATGAAAAGATTCACAGCAAAACATTACTAACAGGAAGACATTACTAACAGGAAAAGTTAAACTATCTTaaggattatttttgtgtgtgccagtcctggggcttgaactcagggcctgggtgctgttgttgagcttttttggtcaaggctaatgctctaccacttgagccacagttccacttttggcttattttggtggttaattggagataagtttcatggactttcctacccaggctgggtttgaacttggggtgtgtgtgcgtgcgtgcgtgcgtgtgtgtgtgtgtgtgtgtgtgtgtactttcaaAACAGTTTAGCGTCTGTGTGAACTGAGAAACAAGATTGCTTTTACCAACATGGATGGACCTTGTTAAGTCTTTAAGGGTCCTAACTGAGGGAAACATTAGAGGAAGGTGAGCTTCCTGTGTTTATCTGGGGCAATCATGTTCCCCTGCCCTTGGACATTGGCACTCAGGCTCCAGAGCCTTGGGATGTACACTGAATTCTACGTCATtgggcttttctgtctgtctatttgCAGGGAGTAGATAGTAAGACCCTCAACAACCATATGACGTAATTCCTGTAATaaatctctacacacacacacacgtgcttacCCATTTCTTACTTGTTTCTCTGGAAAAATGTTAATTCTGGATTTTCTGTCAAGCACATGTGAGCATGCACATTCACAGATGTACAAACATGTACATATTCCTGTGTTCTAATTACACAGATTTACCTTGAAACCAATGAAAATTAGCTTTACCTGGACTCGGGTATCACAGGGGCCTGAGACCTAGAACTATGTTTGTATGAGAATGCCTTGTAAATACCTATAACATCAAGGtacttttatattctttttgtaaAGAGAGACCTCAAATTATTGTGAtctgcaaaatataaaatatcattgACTGCTATAATTTGCtaaagctgagtgagaatgtaaggccttcagttcaaaccccagtaacagcacacaaATCAGtggaaccaaagaaaaaagaataaagaagagaagagaataaagaTTTAGAAGCTAAGGCAGCAAGGAAGAATCATCACATAAACAGAGGAGGGCCTGTTAATGAAGGAGGAGGAATTCCAGAGCAGCCAAATCAAACAAGACGCAGCTGCCAGCACTGGAGAAGGTAAGGAGCTTGGTGGTGAGAGAAGTCTCCGAGAACTAGTGGGGTTAAGATCCCAGTCGAATATGGTTCAGGAGAGAAGTAGAGGGTATCCAAGTCTAGACATTTCTTTCTGGGTATAGTGAATGTCTTAGCACTTTCACAGGTCTCCCTGGCTCCCTGTTTGTACTCATTTGTCATGTCTTCCAAGACCATACCAGAAATTCAGCCTAATGATCCGAAATACAAAATTCAGAAATGGCTGCCCCAGTTTGGAAGCCAAGTGTGTCTCTCATAGGTATGTTATTGAGGCAACTTCCTTAATCTCTCTGAGAGACTCGTTAATGTGGGAATAATAATAGTCCATAGTCCATATAGCACAGTGCAATTATTAAAATTGAATAGGTCATTTATATAAGATACTAAGTTCTAGTGCTTTCATGACTTTATATTCTTCTATattcatatttacatttatatattagaaatatataataaattataagatagtataaattatatttaaatatatttacatattgcacataaatatatttaaatacaacaggatgtttacaatatatttataacataaatattatttataattacatatttatattttactattttatatttcttacaaTGCAAATATGAACAGGTCAGTGAcctgatttttttattattatatttaagtaatgATTTATTTCATCATGTGAGACCTAACTTCATATGAAATCTTATATCCTTCATACTTTATGGAATATAATGGTACTTGAAGGTCCCTAAATGTTCCTGGGGCAAAAAGCTGGATTTCCTTTACTATTATCATCTTTAAGTGTTTCTACAGAGGTTTCAACTCAATCAGTCAGGTGATGAGAACAACGCATCTTGACCAATGGTaaccccttcctcattctcccccatctctctcaacctgGCCGGTCCCTTCAGTTTTCCATttgcactgaatattatgactgcatctgcccacccttcctctccctaTTcaatcttcccctcttcctttgaCCCTGGGCTGTTTTCAAGGCTTCACTTTAGGAAGTGTTATTACTAGAGACTTCCACTAGGGGGCAatcaaggaaagagagaggagaaaaaaaaaaggtagcccAAGTTGGCTGGTTAGCTctgctgaaatttttttttttttttttttttttttttttttttttttttttttttttttggccagtcctgggccttggactcagggcctgagcactgtccctggcttcttcccgctcaaggctagcactctgccacttgagccacagcgccgcttctggccgttttctgtatatgtggtgctggggaatcgaacctagggcctcgtgtatccgaggcaggcactcttgccactaggctatatccccagccctctgctgaaATTTGGTCACAATCATCCATTTGTCTGAAGTACAGTTTTTTGATCTGTGAAATTGTCAAGAACCTCTTTCATGTGTAGACAGGAGTTATATTAGTGTCTTAGacaaagagatggagagagagagagagaagagagaggtgggtgagaaggaagaatgaataggggaggaggaggaagattagAAAGGAGAGGttaggagaaagaaggagagagagagagagagagaggagaaaggggcgTGGCTACAGCAAGAAcaataggaggaagaggagagaaaagaagggaagaatgcataggagaagagaaaggatggaaaattggagggaaggaaggaacaatcTCATCACAAGACCCTTTTTTAGTCAGCAGCTCAATATTCTTTTTCTCCAGGGGAGGTGATAGAGGTCACTCTCAGAAAGgggtggggaaagaggaggaagaagaagaggaagaagagggggaggagttgGATGTGAGGTTGGGTTAGAGAAGTGAAAGAAAGTGAGTCCTGCTGGTGGCATTTGGTACACCCTCCCTATACCACAACAACCCTTGCACAAGGACCCAGAGACTCAACTTGGGAAGGCCAACTTGAGGAGCTGCAGGCTGCACAGGAACTGGAGAAGGACGGAGGAAAGCCATGGTGAGCCTTTCAGCCTACAGGATTTCCAGATCCTCAAAGAAACTCTTCTTGGGGTTGTTGAGGCAGGTGGCATTAAGAAGGCACTAAGCAATCCATTTCAattttggttttaaaaataatagaaccTCAAAAATATTCTCAAAGTTTCTAAAAGGTGACCCTAGAATGTTTACTCTCagatttgctgatttttttttcacctctGCATTGTTTCTGGTAAGAGTCTTGAGGTGGTACTACTCAAATGAGTACCTTTGAGATTGTTACCTGAAAAATGGTATGCTTCTGAAACTATGGTTCTAAAATATGCAGAAAAATCTATGGACTTATCATTTGAGTTGCTCAAAATATATTGCTTTTTACCTGCCACAaagatgtttttcctttcctattgCCTCTTTGGTTATCTAATTCTTTTAGGTATTTGAGGCATTGACCCATTATGGTTCAGGATGAAAAGATAGTACTAGATGCAAATGTCACCAGTGTGTTTAGCTCTAAAGAACACTTTTAAAGATATACACACCAAATATTAAATGGCTTGATTTAAAAGCCAAGCTGAAAAGTAGGTATTAAAATGTTTGAAATCTAGAAAAACACCAGACCAATAATGACTAGCAGCTAGAGACTGAAACGTGAAACAAGTTGAAACAGCACTATGCACTAGCTGGGGAGGAATTTGATGTTATTCTTTTCTCACCCTTGTTTGAAAATTCTCTCCTCTGGACAGGCTTGTTGCGCATGCAGGCTCTAGTCTGAATTGTAAGAAAATGACATCAAAGTGCTCTACACATAAGGCTTACATAAATATCCTTTTGTATTTTACTTGCAGGGATTTTCATGGAAATGTCGGAGTGTTCAGAGGGGCTCCTGGGCTGTCTGCAGATGGTGGCTCTGGGCAGTGCTCTGCTGTGGTATGCTAGCTGCAACACTTGTACATTACCAAGCCTTTGGAAGTTCTCTTCCTTGTTCTTCATTCTCCACTGAGGTCTGGACTTGCAGGGAAAATTATTAGGTCAACCTCTGTGAAGTATCCTTTCAATGAAcatctcttttctccctcctttagtTCCTTCCCAGAATCATTTGAACCTTTTCTTTACCTGCCACACCCTGTGTGGTAAAATTGAAATCCCGAAAAAATCCCACAGCAGGCTTCAAGTCATGTAGGGTTAAAATTAACTACAAAATACCTAATAAGGCACTCCCAGTTGAAACCAATTATTTAGCATTCCATTTTCTATGTGTGGTTTCTGTATTTCCAGTGTGAGTTccaccagctgggcactggtggctcatgcctgtaattccagctactcaggaggctgtgatctgaagttcatggttcaaagccagctcaggcaggaaaatctatggtactcctatctctaattaaccaccaaaatgttggaagtggagctatagctcaagtggtagagacctagcttTGACTACAAAAGCTTGAGGATAgcacttaagccctgagttcatgcgtatgctctctctctctctctctcacacacacacacacctcacaaaaTGAGAGTTTTTACTACTTATTTTGGTCTTTTTCCACTCATGTTGCAAGTTTTAGAGATCTTTCATCAATACCTTTGAGCTTACTTTCCCATTTCCTATAGGCTAGAgtcttcttcctccctcactcctaTTTTCAGCTCCAACTGTGCGCACACATCCACAGCACCCCATATACTCCCTGTGTTGTGTTGGTCTTGTTGCTTCTGGGAAGCCAGAATTTCTTTTCTCATCAAATGTTTTCTGAGTCCCTTCAATGTACATGCAGTACTTTATGAACTGAGGAGATAGAAGTGTTAAGTGATTGACAGGCACTAAGAAAATGCAATATGAATTTCTAGAGTGTGCTGGTTAAATTTCACTTGAAAGAATTTTGAGGAAGACACTATTTCATGAAAACAAATCTAGAAAAACCATTAAATGTGCATACAATAATGCCAGGTGCAAGAGCCTTCTACATTCAATCCAAAAGGTCTGGGTTCTGCTTCCAATTTGCAATCAACTCATGCTCCTAAAATGGTCACTTACTCTTTGTTGGGCTCTTAGTTCCTCATTCAAATTCCTAGCTCAGCAGGGAGGAACGTGGGCTCTTGTCAGCTATAACATTATATGAGTCAACATATTTTATGCTGATGTCTTTCAGGTTTCTTGTCATATCATGGGACTGAGTGTTGGACTTACCATTATTCTGAAAAACCTATGACCTGGGGAAATGCTAgaaagtactgccaaaaaaattacACAGATTTAGTTGCCATACAAAATAAGGGAGAGATTGAGTACCTAGAACAGACACTGCCCTTCAGCCGCTATTACTACTGGATAGGAATCCGGAAGATCAGCAATACATGGACATGGGTGGGGACCAACAAGCCACTCACTGAAGAAGCAGAGAActggggagctggggagcccAACAACAGGAAATCCAAGGAAGACTGTGTGGAGATCTATATCAAGAGGGAAAGAGACTCGGGAAAGTGGAATGATGATGCTTGCTACAAACAGAAGATAGCCCTCTGCTACACAGGTGGGCAGTGCCAGAACTCTGTGCTACCTCAGGAGGACCTAAGTTAGAATAATCAGACTTAGGCCATACAAGTTACTATATCCTTAAAAAAATAGCTCTAGCCCTCAAAACAAGCTTGAATCATGTACATTCTCAGCATTTTCGGTGTGTACAAAGCTGGTCCTTATACCCAATGACCCCATTCCTCTAGCAAGTTACATCAAGGTAGTAAGTTCAATAgataggaagaagagagagacaagCGATGCCCCTGGTGATTGACAGGAAGGAAGCTGATGTTGAGAGTTTTCTCATTGTGAagtagggggctgggggctggggtccTAGCCTCCTCTTAATAATTCTGTACAACAACACATTGCACTCATTTTTAGTTGAATATTCCTGTAAAAACCACTACAACAATTCCAGCCTAGTCAGGATTTTTCCAAACCCTATTTTAACAATGATATGGAGTTACTTTGGCTTCTGGCAAATAGGATTCTACTCCTTTTTAAAGCGTGGACTTTTTTACTCTAGTACTTCCTGTAAAGATGTGGATTTCCAAGCAGAATGCAGAAACCATGAAGGTTAAACCATCATTTAACTTGTTTAACTAAAGACAAGTAATATAAAAGGTTTTCATGCATGCTCCTAAGTTTGCCCATACAGAGCATTACTGTCAGTAAGTTCATCCTAAAAGCAAATAAATGTCTATGGCTCCATGGTTAGTATATtccataaataaaaagaaaatagcatattTTAAGTACAAAAAGATGTTAAATAAAGAAGCCTgctaaaaattgtttaaaatggggagaggaaaaaggagagctAAGCTGGGTACTGcgggtcatgcttgtaatcctagctactcagaaggctgagatctgaggatcgaggttccaagccaggctggtcaggaaagttcgtgaggctcttacctctaattaatcaccagaaaaccggaactggagctgtggctcaaagtggttgagctctaaccatgagcacaaaacctcaggggcagtacccagcctctgaattcaagccctatgctGGACAGAAAAAAAGGGGTGTGGGGTTAAGAGTCCTAAAAGGGATGAATGTAACCAAAGAACGTTACATGCCTATATGGAAATCTCAGGGTAAACTCTTCATATAATGGAAATGCTATGACTATATAAACTTTTCCTAATTATTAAAGTTATctcaatgaaaaaagaaattatgtataGGGAAATGACTAGGAATACCAAAATGTAACTCTATTAAATGGTTATATTCTGACCTCCTTACAGCTTCTTGCCAGCCACAGTCATGCAGTGGTCATGGAGAATGTGTAGAAACCATCAATAATTATACCTGTAACTGTGATGTGGGATATTATGGGTCCGAGTGCCAGTTTGGTaagcccttttcctttttctttcttcctgcaatATCACATATTATATAACTTATGGTAGAAGATGGCTGGGACAAACTGATATTAGCCACTCTGAGAAATGGGAAGTTTTGATCAGAAAGTTGTGCTTACACAATGCTGCTCTCTTCCCATGGAGATTTCGTAAGTCAACATGAATTTTCAATCATTTCACAAGCTTTAGTTTTTAAGTACCACAAGGAACAAGGTGTTGAGTTAAAAAAAACTGTGCAAATTATAATAAGGAATCAGGCACGGGAGAATTGTAAAGTCAGAATGAAATTGTGCCATTTACCGTTAGGAGGTACTCTTGTTCATGCACAGACAAAGTCTTGACAGGCAAGGGCAAACAGGAAAGCTCATGTAAATGACTCATACTACAGGTCAGAGAAAGATAACATGTTTATTTGGGCTAAGTGTTTCAGGAGATCCCTCTTTCAAAGGGTGTACGTGAAATTACATAATTGAGTTTGAAGGAAAGCAAGACATAATGGAGTATGCTTTCAGAGATTAGAGAATGTGAAGAAAGGGAACTTGTCCTTTTCTAGGTTTGGCATTTAAGGCAAATATCCCAGGAAAAGCACATAAAAATGCTCGCAGGGGAGCAAaagcaaagaagagagaaaaatcaacatGACTCTTGAAGTCATTCAGAGGCATGGTGATAGAAATAGAAGGCACTGGTTTAAAGTCTTAGACCTACTTGACCACCACAAAAGATATCAAATCCTTTGAGTTATGTTAGTCAGGTTTCAAAAGTGTGAAGTATCTGATGCATAGAATAGAAAACAAATGCTTTTGCGACAAATAGTGCTTTTAAAGAATTGAGGCTAAGATAGATTTAAGTGTCAATCAATTAAGGTGTCATACTTTAATATTTAACCTTGAAGCCCTGAATCTCACCTAATACCTTATCTCCAGCATAGAATTCTAGTTTTTAATCTAGTTTTCCCATTTCACTAGGCACTGTAGTcccattttggggggagggaggagggtgttgCTTTCCATCATGTCATTGTTTTCTGGTTCTCTTTCAAAACTATGACCAGGTCTCCTAGATTGCTTCTTAGATGCTTATTCAGGCCCATAAAGTATTTTATTCCTCATCTTCTGTCTTTTGTCTATTGTTCTTCTGACTCAACATCTTTCCCTGTGTTCAAACTTCCTGACTTTTGAGAACTCACATATCTCTGTGATCTTTCAATGGACAAATCTGTCTTCTGTCCTGAATGTCACATATATTAAAGCTATCCTCTGAGATGTTCACAAGACTGTCAAGGCTAACCAGCAGGCCTTCTTTTTTCAGAATCTTATTACATGGAGTCAACTTTTACATGGGCATTCTGAAGTGAACTTCTCTCACCTCTCCCCACATATTTGCAAGAAAATATACTACCAATTTTTATTACTTACTATTGCTCCAATTTTTCTCCTACATGATACCTTCCTGCTATTTCCCTCTTGATCTTTCTCCTCATTTATTATAGTAGTCTTTAGCAAGAGCACCACAACTTAAATCAGTTCCACCCGACTATATTACTCATTCTACTGGCAGGCTgattaattaaaacaaataaaaacatgtcACATATATGTGACCATTATTCCtttaatttgtatttgtattaGAGAATTAAATCTGAGGTCATCAAGGTCTTGGagtaatgtttaaaatataatagattaagggctgggaatatagcctactggaaagagtgcttgacttgtatacatgtagccctgggttcgattccccagcaccacatatatagaaaatggccagaagaggcgctgtggctcaagtggcagagtgctagccttgagcaaagagaagccagggacagtgctcaggccctgagtccaaggcccaggactggcaaaaacaaacaaacaaacaaacaaacaaataaataaaaataaaataaaataaattaaattaaattaatgaaaaagccaagttttAGCTCCTATCTTCTTAACCATACCTCACACCATGCCTTTCCTCCTCTTGTTTTCTAATAATCTTGAGATACTTACACCTCTCCACTGCCCACATTGGCTTTGTATCTCCTTGATTTTGGCTCATgccttctctctcattttactCATGGCTCATTATCTACTCATCTTTAAGACATGACTCAGAGACTATTTCATTCAGGATGACTTCTTTGGATATGTGCCTATCAAATGACAAATCTAGTATTCAAATTCATCAGGTCTTCTTAACACTCCCAATAATGTTTCTTTGCTTATTGAAGTGGTCCAGTGTGAGCCTTTGAGGGCCCCGGATCTGGGTACTTTGGACTGTTCTCACCCTTTGGGAAACTTCAGCTTCCGCTCCCAGTGTGCCTTCCACTGTTCTGAGGGAACAGACTTGATTGGGGTTGAAGAGACAAGCTGTGGGCCACTGGGAAACTGGTCATCTCTGGAACCAGCCTGTCAAGGTGAGCAACTTCATATGAGACATTTTATTGTGATACAATACAATGCATATAAGAAAATGCAGGTAAGAAGTTTGTATTGTGTTCTGGAGCATAACTTAGCTTAGCTTGCATTGTATTGTGATGCTttcaaagaggtttttttttttttttaattttaacgggtttatttatttattatgtggttctaaggaattgaacccaaggtctcatgcatgctaggcaatcactctaccaaaagccacattctcagccccaaagaGATTTATTcttactaaaattaaaaagaaacctcCCAAACAGACACACAACAACCACATTCTTCACAGGCCATCTTACCATGTGAAAGATGATTTATAGCATTATAATATGGatttactgtgttttttttcttgatgtcATGGAATATATAATAAAGACGGTGAACCTCCACTGAATTTGAATACTACCCTCTCAGTGACATCCATTTTATGTGGTGCCCTACTTAACACCAACCAAtttccttgggggtgggggagtagtGGCCCTTTCTGGTTGTTTCATTTTGCTATGATCTTAaagtctttcatttttcctcttgtgtaaactctcaggaaaataaTTACTACGAAAAATGAAGGAATAATCTCAaagttttttttccacttaaaattCAGTAAAATTTTCCTTTCAACTGCCAAAATAATTCCCACATTGGAGGAAATATGATTTATCTGTAAGTTATGAAGTTTGGATCACACTTTCTACATTTATGCTGCTGTTTCACAAGTTTAAGTCTCAAAAGAAAGGTCGAAATTCTTTACTGAAACCATAGAGCTAATTTGACCCACCAGTGAATTGAATCAATCTTGGGTTTGCTTTAGAGACAAAGCTATTTTTCAAGACAGATTAGGCAGGTTTACAACTGATAAGCAAGTAGAAATTCTCCCCACTCACTGGAAATAATTCAGGCATGCTCCTGAAGGAGAATGTGTGGCCACCACTTCCAGGGGAGTTAGGAATTACCAGGCTGGGGCAACAGACTGAACCAGCTCCCAGGATGCACTGTGCCTTGTCAGCCTCCCCCTGACCCATGACTCACCTTTATTGTCAAGAAAATGAAGCCTGAAAACATTACCAGAAGTCATTTCCACAACTTGGGAATTTCTCAATTCCCCTGGGAAAtggctttgcttttttcttgAAGTTATATTCAACTTTTCTAGCTCTTCTCTTGTTTCAGAGTCCAAACACTGCACTAGACCAGGGAGCTAAACACAATGGCTACTGCCTATTGCTAAGCTTTCTAGACGCATCCCCGAGAACCCCGTGAATCACAGATCAGGGAGCTGAGATTAAGTTTCCAGCTAAGGCTGGTGCAGTCTTTGCTGTAGACTAATTGTGGCCTTCTCACCAATAACTGATTTCCCTTTGTCAAATAGTACATTGGGCATCGAGTAAATTCTTATCTGGAGACATAAGAAGGAAACAAATCAAATCTCAAAGGCTAGACTAAGGAAATAGTGTTTCTGGCCTC
This window contains:
- the Sell gene encoding L-selectin, yielding MGFSWKCRSVQRGSWAVCRWWLWAVLCCGFLSYHGTECWTYHYSEKPMTWGNARKYCQKNYTDLVAIQNKGEIEYLEQTLPFSRYYYWIGIRKISNTWTWVGTNKPLTEEAENWGAGEPNNRKSKEDCVEIYIKRERDSGKWNDDACYKQKIALCYTASCQPQSCSGHGECVETINNYTCNCDVGYYGSECQFVVQCEPLRAPDLGTLDCSHPLGNFSFRSQCAFHCSEGTDLIGVEETSCGPLGNWSSLEPACQETDRSFSMIKEGDYNPLFIPVAVMVTAFSGLAFIIWLARRLGKGKKSQERMDDPY